CGGTCAGTGGGCCGCCCAGGATCGCTCCGATGGCCGCGCCGAACGCGTTGGCGCTGAACGCGGCGAGGATGCCGACGAACCCGTCGGTCAGGTGGAACTGCGTCTGCCAGAACCCGAGGCTCGTCGCGATCGCGATGATCGATCCGGACTCGATGTAGTTCGACATGGCGACCGACGTGGTGGCCCGCCATCCGGTGGTGCTGCTGCTTCCGACTCTCATCGTCGTTGGTGCTTCCTTACTGCTTCGTTGCGGTGCGATCCGGGCTCAATCGAGATGGAAGTACTCGGTCAGCCGGTTCATGGTGCTGTCGGGCGCGGCCTCCTCGGCGAAGAACTCGGCCATGCCCGCCTGCCAGCGCGCGTTGACCTCGCGCTCGTTCATGGCGGCCTGGGCCGCCTCGAAGTCGTCGGTCTCGAGGTAGCCGACGACGAGTCCCTCCCGCTTGTCGACGAAGAGGGAGTAGTCGTGCCAGCCGGTCTCGCGGAGGGCGTCGAGCATCTCGGGCCAGACGGTCTCGTGCGCGGCGAGGTAGTCGTCGATGCGCTCGGGCTTGAGTCGCATCGTGAAGCACACGCGGCGGGATTCGGACACGAGAACTCCTTTGTACGTCGGTCGTGGGCGCTGAATCGTTTCAAGAGTACACAGCGCCGTCGTGAGGCACAACCCGGACGGTTGGTTGCGCCGGAGGCGCGCCGCGACGCGCCGCGTCGGCGGCCGGTACTCCGGAGGCAGCGCCGCTTCCTCGTCCGGGTTCCGGAGTTGCGCGCGGCGGTAGTCAGATCCGGAGCGCAAGCGCGGACGGCCCCGACTCTCCGGAGTTGCGGGGCAACACGCCGCGCCGACGGGCCGACCTCCGGAGTTACTGCGCGGATACGGCGGCGGGGGCGGAGGAGCGGCGCACGATCAGCTCCGGCACGAAGCGGACGTGCTGGTGCACGTGCGTCGCTCCCGCGTCGAGATCCTCGATCTCGCGGAACAGCAGCTCGCCGGCCGAGTAGCCGATCTCGCGGCGCGGCTGCCGCACCGCCGAGAGCGGCACGGCGGCCGTCGCGGCGAAGTCGATGTCGTCGTAGCCGACGATCGCGACGTCGTCGGGCACGCGCAGCCCGGCGGTCACGAAGCCCTGTAGGAGTCCGAGCGCGAGGAGGTCGTTGGCGGCGAACACCGCGGTCGGCCGCTCGCCAGCGGGGAGGGCGAGGAGGCGCTCCGCGGCCTCCCGTCCGTCGCGCGCGCCGAGCGTGGCGGTGTCGACGACCGACAGCTCGACGGGCCGAGGGGCGTCGGCGACCGCCCGGCGGGACCCCGCGAGACGGTCGCGGATCTGCTGCAGCTCGGCCGGCCCGCCCACGAAGGCGATCCGCTGGTGGCCGCCGTCGATCAGGTGGGCGACGGCGAGCCGGCCGCCCTCCACATCGTCCACCGCGACCGAGCACGCCTCCACGTCGGAGGCGACCCGGTCGACCAGCACGGTCGGCATGCCGCGCTCGCGCAGGCGCTCGACCGAGCCTCCCGCCACCCCGATCGGGGCGAGCAGCATGCCGCGAACGCGCTGCTGCTCGAAGGCGGCGAGCTGCTGCCGCTCGCGCTCGGGGTCGTTGCCGCTGTTGCCGAGCTGGATGGAGAAGCCGCGCTCGAGCGCGAACGCCTCGGCGCCCGTGTACAGGTCGGTGAAGAACGGGTTCGCGACGTCCATGACGACCATCGCGAGGCTGCGGCTGGCGCCGGCCCGCAGCTGCCTCGCGGACTCGTTGCGGGTGAAGCCGAGGGCGGCGATGGCCTCCTCGACCGCTCGCCGGGTGGGCTCCGCGACGATGTCGGGGCGGTTGAGCACGTTCGAGACGGTGCCGACGGCGACGCCGGCGAGGGCGGCGACATCCTTCACGCTGGGACGCTTGGCGGCCACTTCGATCCTCCCCGGTCGGCGTGATTGAACGCATTGAACGCTTGGCGAGCATCGTATCGTTTCAACGCCGTGGCCGCGCCTCGCCACCGACAGCGACCGTCGGCTCGCCGCCTCCCGCGCCCGCCGACGTCAGCACACATTCGGCACAAATGCAGGGAATCGGGCGCTCAAAACGCACATTCGGCACGAATGTCGAATCCACCCCCGAACAGGGGTTTCGCTTCGCGAGGGCGCGTCAGGCGAATAGAACGTTTAAATCAATGCTTGCGGTGCAACGCGGCCCTCCACTAGCGTCCCCGAATTGAAACGTATTAATCGCGTTCCGTGCGGCCTCCGCCGTACGGGAGTTCTCAACGAAGAGGAGTTCGCATGCACGTC
The sequence above is a segment of the Leifsonia williamsii genome. Coding sequences within it:
- a CDS encoding LacI family DNA-binding transcriptional regulator, whose product is MAAKRPSVKDVAALAGVAVGTVSNVLNRPDIVAEPTRRAVEEAIAALGFTRNESARQLRAGASRSLAMVVMDVANPFFTDLYTGAEAFALERGFSIQLGNSGNDPERERQQLAAFEQQRVRGMLLAPIGVAGGSVERLRERGMPTVLVDRVASDVEACSVAVDDVEGGRLAVAHLIDGGHQRIAFVGGPAELQQIRDRLAGSRRAVADAPRPVELSVVDTATLGARDGREAAERLLALPAGERPTAVFAANDLLALGLLQGFVTAGLRVPDDVAIVGYDDIDFAATAAVPLSAVRQPRREIGYSAGELLFREIEDLDAGATHVHQHVRFVPELIVRRSSAPAAVSAQ
- a CDS encoding L-rhamnose mutarotase, which codes for MSESRRVCFTMRLKPERIDDYLAAHETVWPEMLDALRETGWHDYSLFVDKREGLVVGYLETDDFEAAQAAMNEREVNARWQAGMAEFFAEEAAPDSTMNRLTEYFHLD